The following coding sequences are from one Hyphomicrobiales bacterium window:
- a CDS encoding CBS domain-containing protein, producing the protein MNTRSADSLPLVADFMTRDLVTLTPDMEINRAMNILLDRRISGAPVLDSDGLLVGVLTKRDCLKAALDASYYRDWGGHVDAYMSHPVTTIDASIDIISATNLFIEKPFRRFPVMDSGNLVGQLSRTDALRALASQWG; encoded by the coding sequence ATGAACACCAGGTCCGCCGATTCCCTGCCCCTGGTCGCTGACTTTATGACGCGCGATCTGGTGACGCTGACGCCTGACATGGAAATCAATCGCGCGATGAACATCCTGCTCGACCGGCGGATATCCGGCGCGCCAGTACTCGACAGTGATGGGTTGCTGGTCGGCGTTCTCACCAAGCGCGACTGCCTGAAGGCTGCGCTGGATGCCAGTTACTATCGCGATTGGGGCGGGCATGTGGACGCTTATATGAGCCATCCAGTGACGACGATCGACGCCAGTATCGACATCATCAGCGCCACAAACCTCTTCATTGAAAAGCCGTTTCGCCGCTTTCCGGTGATGGATAGCGGCAATCTGGTCGGCCAATTGAGCCGCACCGATGCGCTGCGCGCCCTCGCAAGCCAATGGGGCTAA
- the nqrC gene encoding NADH:ubiquinone reductase (Na(+)-transporting) subunit C, whose product MANPVAAILARPNDDTTKTVVIAALVAFVCAVLVSTASVLLDPIQQEQIEAEQAARMEAMLDTLPGMREVMEEAGVTALETRIVDLTTGAFAPEIDPASFDMMAAANDPAQSIELSTEEDLASIRRRPNHAPVHLLERDGNILLIVLPVYGSGYASTIRAMLALEADLSTVATLTITEQGETPGLGARITEPDWQARWPGKELLNEHGDIVIEVVRGEAQSVHQVDGISGATRTGDGVTFALQFWMGPNGYGPFLDQLRQEGL is encoded by the coding sequence ATGGCTAACCCCGTCGCCGCAATTTTGGCACGCCCTAACGACGACACCACCAAGACGGTTGTGATCGCCGCGCTGGTCGCCTTCGTATGTGCCGTCTTGGTCTCGACCGCATCGGTGCTGCTCGACCCAATCCAACAAGAACAGATTGAGGCCGAGCAGGCCGCTCGTATGGAGGCCATGCTCGACACGCTGCCGGGCATGCGCGAGGTGATGGAAGAAGCTGGCGTTACAGCGCTAGAAACACGGATCGTTGACCTGACAACCGGAGCCTTCGCGCCAGAGATCGATCCAGCCAGCTTCGACATGATGGCCGCCGCCAACGATCCGGCTCAATCGATCGAACTCTCAACCGAAGAAGATTTGGCAAGCATCCGCCGCCGACCAAACCACGCGCCGGTCCATCTTCTGGAACGCGACGGCAACATCTTGCTCATTGTCCTGCCCGTTTATGGCAGCGGCTACGCATCGACCATCAGAGCCATGCTGGCGCTGGAGGCAGACCTATCAACTGTCGCGACCCTCACGATCACCGAGCAAGGCGAAACCCCCGGCCTTGGCGCACGGATCACCGAGCCCGACTGGCAAGCCCGGTGGCCGGGCAAAGAACTGCTCAATGAGCATGGCGACATTGTCATTGAGGTTGTGCGGGGCGAGGCGCAGAGCGTGCATCAGGTGGACGGCATTTCCGGCGCGACGCGCACCGGGGATGGCGTGACCTTCGCCTTGCAATTTTGGATGGGCCCGAACGGCTACGGCCCCTTCCTTGACCAGCTTCGGCAGGAGGGTTTGTAG
- a CDS encoding NADH:ubiquinone reductase (Na(+)-transporting) subunit F yields the protein MSVILFGTLLIVIVVLALTAMVMLARGVLMPAHPAVITVNGSNAFDVKTGQKLLTALHEHDVLVPSACAGAGTCGLCRVTVLDEHQGYQPVETARLSNADRRAGVHLACQVTLRDDMQVEAPQEWVGATSYTCTVHSVTALTPLIREIVLQLPDEVDATIVAGNYVQVSAPPYALDYTSIDVPEAHSTAWQSIKNLSVRSDEEVTRAYSISNRPEDTAARRVVLNIRLALPPPSVPEAEPGIVSSWLFALQPGQEVITSGPFGSFRAQPTDKEMVFIGGGVGMAPLRALIHEQLGITKSGRKMSLWYGARNKAELLYVDELDGLAATHENFDWTVALSDPQPDDDWQGAVGFVHQIALDRYLRDHPEPENCEYHLCGPPLMIRAVFQMLDDLGVDRDHIFNDDFGV from the coding sequence ATGAGTGTGATCCTGTTCGGCACCCTTTTGATCGTCATCGTGGTGCTCGCGCTCACCGCCATGGTGATGCTGGCGCGGGGTGTACTGATGCCGGCTCACCCTGCCGTTATAACCGTCAACGGCTCGAATGCGTTCGATGTCAAAACCGGTCAAAAACTTCTCACCGCCCTGCATGAACATGATGTGCTTGTGCCGTCTGCCTGCGCCGGGGCTGGGACTTGCGGCTTATGCCGGGTCACCGTGCTCGACGAACACCAAGGCTACCAGCCGGTTGAGACCGCACGGCTTTCCAATGCCGACCGGCGCGCCGGAGTCCACCTTGCCTGCCAGGTCACGCTTCGTGACGACATGCAGGTCGAAGCGCCACAGGAATGGGTTGGCGCGACCAGCTACACTTGTACCGTTCACTCGGTTACCGCCCTCACGCCCCTCATCCGCGAGATCGTTCTGCAACTGCCTGATGAAGTCGACGCCACGATCGTCGCCGGCAATTATGTGCAAGTCAGCGCCCCGCCCTACGCGCTCGACTACACAAGCATTGACGTGCCCGAAGCGCACAGCACCGCTTGGCAATCGATCAAGAATCTCAGCGTGCGCAGCGATGAAGAGGTCACCCGCGCCTACTCCATTTCCAATCGTCCAGAGGATACGGCCGCCCGCCGCGTCGTTCTCAACATTCGTCTCGCTCTGCCGCCGCCATCCGTCCCCGAGGCCGAGCCGGGGATCGTATCGTCATGGCTCTTCGCCTTGCAGCCGGGCCAGGAGGTCATAACGTCCGGGCCGTTCGGCAGCTTCCGCGCCCAACCGACCGACAAGGAAATGGTCTTCATTGGTGGCGGCGTTGGCATGGCGCCGCTTCGTGCGCTCATCCATGAGCAGCTCGGGATCACCAAAAGTGGGCGGAAGATGTCGCTTTGGTATGGCGCGCGCAACAAGGCCGAACTGCTTTACGTTGATGAGCTGGATGGGCTGGCGGCCACGCACGAAAACTTCGATTGGACAGTCGCGCTCTCCGACCCACAGCCGGATGATGATTGGCAGGGTGCCGTCGGCTTTGTCCATCAGATCGCACTCGACCGGTATCTGCGTGACCATCCGGAACCGGAGAACTGCGAATACCATCTCTGCGGCCCGCCACTCATGATCCGTGCGGTTTTCCAGATGCTCGACGATCTGGGTGTCGATCGCGATCACATCTTCAACGATGATTTCGGGGTCTGA
- the nqrM gene encoding (Na+)-NQR maturation NqrM: MIFLFTFSIFALAIGGLAIGVMAGRKPIEGSCGGVACLKDIECATCPNRKMVEHEP; the protein is encoded by the coding sequence ATGATCTTTCTTTTCACTTTCAGCATCTTCGCATTGGCCATCGGCGGGCTCGCCATCGGTGTGATGGCAGGGCGCAAGCCGATCGAAGGCTCCTGCGGCGGCGTTGCCTGTCTGAAAGACATTGAGTGCGCCACCTGCCCGAACCGCAAAATGGTGGAGCACGAGCCATGA
- a CDS encoding FAD:protein FMN transferase, which yields MTFTRRSFLASTATIGLVWALPSQASSLSIGGHAFGSTWRFSGEPGLDEMRLRPLIEAVIRRVDQQMSPWRADSDISRFNALPSTDWQAMPGDVCRVVSASLDVARATGGAFDPTVGPAVARFGFGRIEGGSGTFDAIGVRGDAVRKTQADMTLDLCGIAKGHALDEIKQALRHEGVTSALVELGGEVAAIGEHPAGRPWQVAIERPGERQITAHRIVAPGQMALASSGHTPNGHRGRIAFSHLIDPRQQRPVDQDLASVSVLAASAMQADALATALTVLGPSRGIELAQEQRIAALFLEPTPSGFRETMTGAFADHVTA from the coding sequence ATGACGTTTACACGACGCAGTTTTTTGGCCAGTACCGCAACCATTGGGCTGGTTTGGGCGCTTCCATCGCAAGCCTCTTCTTTGTCTATTGGCGGGCACGCCTTTGGCAGCACCTGGCGCTTTTCCGGCGAGCCGGGCTTGGATGAAATGCGTCTGCGCCCGTTGATCGAAGCCGTAATCCGGCGCGTGGACCAGCAGATGTCACCCTGGCGCGCCGACTCTGACATTTCACGATTCAACGCTTTGCCGAGCACAGATTGGCAAGCCATGCCGGGTGATGTTTGCCGCGTTGTGTCAGCAAGCCTCGACGTCGCACGTGCCACTGGCGGCGCCTTCGACCCAACCGTCGGACCAGCGGTTGCCCGGTTTGGCTTTGGCCGCATTGAAGGGGGCTCGGGAACCTTTGATGCGATCGGTGTTCGCGGTGATGCCGTCCGCAAGACTCAGGCCGACATGACCCTGGACCTTTGCGGCATCGCCAAGGGCCATGCCCTGGATGAGATCAAACAAGCCTTGCGTCACGAAGGCGTGACCTCGGCACTGGTCGAGCTAGGCGGCGAAGTGGCCGCTATCGGTGAGCATCCCGCAGGCCGGCCCTGGCAGGTTGCCATCGAGCGACCAGGAGAGCGTCAGATCACGGCCCACCGCATCGTCGCGCCCGGGCAGATGGCGCTAGCAAGTTCCGGCCACACACCCAATGGCCATCGAGGGCGCATCGCGTTCAGCCACCTCATTGACCCGCGCCAACAGCGCCCAGTTGATCAAGACCTGGCCTCGGTGTCGGTTCTGGCCGCCAGCGCCATGCAAGCCGATGCGCTGGCGACCGCCCTCACCGTCCTTGGGCCGAGCCGGGGGATTGAACTCGCACAAGAACAGCGCATCGCGGCGCTTTTCTTAGAACCAACACCCTCCGGCTTCCGCGAAACAATGACCGGCGCTTTCGCCGACCATGTGACGGCGTAG
- a CDS encoding polyheme membrane-associated cytochrome C encodes MCLSALRIPKIFAVAVLIAVIGLPAGQVAAQDDAGENAIVQLQSIVEAWLASPHADITSDAFHHWDEDGEIPATCATCHTSFGFIEYVRGAMDQAGVAPMAMPTGGTVNCAACHSEASAVLVSVPFPSGVSVDTFGSSATCAVCHQGRNAGTDVVAATDGLDEDSVSEDLSFINVHYAPSAATLMGSITGGGFEYPGRDYKGQFTHVPDFATCTSCHQPHSLEPAAAIETCAACHTGAEEFADIRTTQVDVDGDGDTSEGIANPIHTLHDQLHAAIQAYGADVAGTPIIYADQFPYFFIDTNGDGEVSDGEAAFPNRYAAWTPRLLKAAYNYQFIAKDHGAYAHNPHYALQLLYDSLEDLSGQVSVDIASLTRP; translated from the coding sequence ATGTGCCTTTCAGCTTTGCGCATCCCCAAAATCTTCGCCGTTGCCGTTTTGATCGCCGTGATCGGGCTGCCCGCCGGTCAGGTGGCCGCTCAAGATGATGCGGGAGAGAACGCGATCGTTCAGTTGCAAAGCATCGTCGAGGCTTGGCTTGCATCGCCACACGCCGACATCACCAGCGATGCATTCCACCATTGGGATGAGGATGGCGAAATCCCGGCAACCTGTGCGACCTGCCATACGAGCTTCGGTTTCATCGAATATGTGCGCGGCGCAATGGATCAGGCAGGTGTCGCGCCGATGGCGATGCCCACCGGCGGCACGGTGAATTGCGCGGCGTGCCATAGCGAGGCATCGGCGGTGCTGGTCAGCGTTCCTTTCCCGTCCGGCGTCAGCGTTGACACGTTTGGCAGCTCGGCGACCTGCGCTGTCTGTCATCAAGGCCGTAATGCCGGGACCGACGTTGTGGCAGCGACCGATGGGTTGGACGAGGATTCGGTGTCGGAAGATCTGAGCTTTATAAACGTCCACTACGCGCCCTCAGCAGCAACGCTGATGGGATCGATTACCGGTGGTGGGTTCGAATATCCAGGCCGTGACTATAAGGGCCAGTTCACGCACGTGCCGGACTTTGCGACCTGCACAAGCTGCCACCAGCCGCACAGCCTTGAGCCGGCGGCGGCGATCGAAACCTGCGCTGCGTGCCACACTGGTGCTGAGGAGTTTGCCGACATCCGCACGACACAGGTTGATGTGGACGGCGACGGCGATACGTCCGAAGGGATCGCCAACCCGATCCATACACTGCATGACCAGCTCCACGCTGCCATCCAGGCCTATGGCGCCGATGTCGCTGGGACGCCGATCATTTATGCCGATCAGTTCCCGTATTTCTTCATCGACACCAACGGCGATGGCGAGGTCAGCGACGGCGAAGCAGCGTTCCCCAATCGCTATGCCGCTTGGACCCCGCGCCTGTTGAAGGCTGCTTACAACTACCAGTTCATCGCCAAGGATCATGGCGCGTATGCGCACAATCCTCACTATGCGCTGCAACTGCTTTATGACAGCCTTGAGGACCTGAGCGGCCAGGTGAGCGTAGATATTGCCTCGCTAACAAGGCCCTAG
- the nqrE gene encoding NADH:ubiquinone reductase (Na(+)-transporting) subunit E, which yields MTDLLLTAIFGENLALSFFLGVCTFLAVSERFETAVGLGIAVIAVQTLTVPLNNLIFNGLLVEGAWGFLGLPEMDLTYLKLIAFIGVIAAFVQVLEMALDRYVPVLYNALGVFLPLITVNCAILGGSLFMVERQYDFGESVVYGFGSGFGWALAIITFAAIRERLKYANIPSGLQGLGIAFIVTGLMSLGFSAFARLAP from the coding sequence ATGACCGATCTGCTTCTTACGGCCATCTTCGGGGAGAACCTGGCGCTCTCCTTTTTTCTTGGCGTCTGCACCTTTCTCGCTGTTTCCGAACGTTTCGAAACAGCAGTTGGTCTGGGCATCGCGGTCATCGCAGTGCAGACGCTGACAGTTCCACTCAACAATCTGATCTTCAACGGTTTGCTGGTCGAAGGCGCTTGGGGCTTTCTTGGCCTGCCGGAGATGGACCTCACCTATCTGAAGCTGATCGCGTTTATTGGCGTCATCGCCGCCTTCGTCCAGGTGCTGGAAATGGCGCTCGATCGGTATGTGCCGGTGCTCTACAACGCGCTTGGCGTTTTCCTACCGCTGATCACCGTCAACTGCGCGATCCTCGGCGGAAGTCTGTTTATGGTCGAGCGGCAGTATGATTTCGGCGAGTCCGTCGTCTACGGATTCGGCAGCGGTTTCGGCTGGGCGCTCGCCATCATCACGTTTGCAGCCATTCGTGAGCGGTTGAAATACGCCAACATCCCGTCCGGCCTTCAAGGCCTTGGCATCGCCTTCATTGTCACGGGGCTGATGTCGCTGGGCTTTTCCGCCTTTGCCAGGCTCGCGCCATGA
- the ppsA gene encoding phosphoenolpyruvate synthase, producing MGTKNIIWFDDLARGDVALVGGKNSSLGEMVQQLGSAGIKVPSGFATTADAFRNFVKHNGLDKVLDETLKRLTNKQMTLQEAGTHIRKAFIAGEWPQDLRDDIVAHFDELQKRVGADELSVAVRSSATAEDLPDASFAGQQETFLNVRGPDALLATCRRCYASLFTDRAIMYRTMKGFDHEKVALSVGVQLMVRSDIGGSGVMFSIDTETGFDKVVLINAAWGLGENVVQGAVNPDEYQVFKPFLDNEALQPIVEKRLGEKEQKMIYAGQEGGETINVPTSKREQQSFVLSDAEIAALARQAVTIEKHYGQPMDMEWAKDGETGELYIVQARPETVQSRADHQVMKNFTLNTKDTPILSGLSVGNAITQGPICIIESAQDIERFIDGSVLVTSTTDPDWVPIMKRAAAIVTDHGGRTSHAAIVSRELGIPAIVGTGDATHVLHDRQQVTVSCAGGEQGDIYQGYLDFDVEDIKLDHVPDTNTKIMLNLANPASAFRWWRLPSDGVGLARMEFVVNSAVQVHPMALVNFDTLHDDHDKQEIEALTRGYDDKKHYFVETLARGLSRIAAVAHPNPVIVRMSDFKTNEYAKLLGGSAFEPDEENPMIGLRGASRYYADIYRDGFALECQAIRHLREDLGFTNVLVMIPFCRTPEEADLVLDVMAKNGLERGKNGLDIYVMCEVPSNVILANEFAKRFSGFSIGSNDLTQLTLGVDRDNEHLSGVFEEQNDAVKWMIETVIARAHQAGAKVGLCGQAPSNDPTFAKFLVEAGIDSISVTPDSFLAVKANVAEAEKVS from the coding sequence ATGGGCACGAAAAACATCATCTGGTTTGACGATTTGGCACGCGGCGACGTTGCCCTGGTCGGCGGCAAAAACTCCTCGCTTGGCGAAATGGTTCAGCAGCTGGGCAGTGCCGGCATCAAGGTCCCGTCCGGTTTTGCGACCACCGCTGATGCGTTTCGCAATTTCGTAAAACACAATGGCTTGGACAAGGTGCTCGACGAAACGCTGAAACGCCTCACCAACAAGCAGATGACGCTGCAAGAGGCGGGTACACACATCCGTAAAGCCTTCATCGCCGGTGAATGGCCGCAGGATTTGCGTGACGACATCGTGGCGCATTTCGACGAGCTGCAGAAGCGGGTCGGTGCGGACGAACTTTCCGTGGCCGTGCGTTCAAGCGCCACCGCTGAAGATCTGCCCGATGCAAGCTTTGCTGGCCAGCAGGAAACCTTCCTCAACGTACGCGGGCCCGATGCGCTGCTCGCCACCTGTCGGCGCTGCTACGCCTCGCTGTTCACCGACCGGGCCATCATGTACCGCACCATGAAAGGCTTCGACCACGAGAAGGTCGCGCTTTCAGTTGGGGTTCAGCTCATGGTGCGCTCCGATATTGGCGGGTCGGGCGTCATGTTCTCCATCGACACCGAAACCGGCTTCGACAAGGTTGTGCTCATCAACGCCGCCTGGGGCCTTGGCGAAAACGTCGTCCAGGGCGCGGTGAACCCCGATGAGTACCAGGTGTTCAAGCCCTTCCTGGATAATGAAGCGCTCCAACCGATCGTCGAAAAACGGCTCGGGGAGAAAGAGCAGAAGATGATCTATGCTGGTCAGGAAGGCGGCGAGACCATCAACGTGCCCACTTCCAAGCGCGAGCAGCAAAGCTTTGTCTTGAGCGACGCAGAAATCGCGGCCCTGGCGCGCCAAGCCGTCACCATCGAGAAGCACTATGGCCAGCCAATGGACATGGAATGGGCCAAGGACGGCGAAACCGGCGAGCTTTACATCGTGCAAGCGCGGCCAGAGACGGTGCAATCGCGCGCCGATCATCAGGTCATGAAAAACTTCACCCTCAACACCAAGGATACCCCGATCCTGAGCGGTCTGAGCGTCGGCAACGCCATCACCCAGGGTCCGATCTGCATCATTGAAAGCGCACAGGACATTGAGCGTTTTATCGACGGATCAGTGCTTGTCACATCGACGACCGACCCCGACTGGGTGCCGATCATGAAGCGGGCGGCCGCGATCGTCACCGACCATGGCGGGCGCACCTCCCACGCCGCCATTGTCAGCCGTGAGCTCGGCATTCCGGCCATTGTTGGCACAGGAGACGCCACACATGTTCTGCACGACCGCCAGCAGGTGACGGTTTCCTGTGCTGGGGGCGAACAGGGCGACATCTATCAGGGCTATCTCGATTTCGATGTCGAAGACATCAAGCTTGACCATGTGCCCGACACCAACACGAAAATCATGCTGAACTTAGCCAACCCGGCCTCAGCATTTCGCTGGTGGCGCCTACCGTCGGATGGAGTCGGCCTCGCCCGCATGGAGTTCGTGGTGAACTCCGCCGTGCAGGTGCATCCGATGGCGTTGGTGAATTTTGATACGCTGCACGATGATCACGACAAGCAAGAAATCGAAGCGCTGACGCGCGGGTACGATGACAAGAAACACTATTTCGTCGAAACGCTAGCCCGAGGCCTTTCGCGCATCGCCGCTGTTGCTCATCCCAACCCGGTGATCGTGCGGATGAGCGATTTTAAAACCAACGAGTACGCCAAACTGCTCGGTGGATCGGCGTTCGAGCCGGATGAAGAAAACCCGATGATCGGGCTGCGCGGCGCCTCGCGTTACTATGCCGACATCTACCGCGATGGTTTTGCTCTGGAATGCCAAGCAATCCGCCATTTGCGTGAGGATCTTGGCTTCACCAACGTACTGGTCATGATCCCGTTCTGCCGGACGCCGGAGGAAGCTGATCTGGTGCTCGATGTCATGGCCAAAAACGGCCTGGAGAGAGGTAAAAACGGCCTCGACATCTATGTCATGTGCGAGGTGCCATCGAACGTCATTCTGGCAAACGAATTCGCCAAGCGGTTCTCCGGTTTCTCCATCGGATCGAACGATCTGACCCAGCTCACCTTGGGCGTTGATCGTGACAACGAACATCTCTCCGGCGTTTTTGAAGAGCAGAACGATGCCGTCAAATGGATGATCGAAACGGTGATCGCCCGCGCCCATCAGGCGGGTGCCAAGGTTGGGCTGTGCGGTCAGGCGCCGAGCAACGACCCGACCTTTGCCAAGTTTTTGGTGGAAGCAGGAATCGACAGCATATCGGTGACCCCTGACAGCTTCCTCGCTGTCAAAGCCAATGTCGCCGAAGCCGAAAAGGTCAGCTGA
- a CDS encoding RnfABCDGE type electron transport complex subunit D yields the protein MRHLNGPTLRAAPLLPLISSAGRVSLLQAIALAPILAVDIIARGPLVVPLFLTCLVVALIWENLFAFLRHADFSFHGLTTAMVVTPFAPLGVEAWQLAVALSLGVVLGELVFGGRGFGFVNPAAASLALLVFSFPQLTLAAPELTVALATLPGAILLFIAGLISWRVLLATSLIALAAIGFTSTIWDPISLAITLSVGLVFLVADPLGAACTNPGRWVYGALAGFLTALFAGFSMEGLTAEAVVFAALLASLFAPLIDHLMVLANAYNRERRHARGQHG from the coding sequence ATGCGCCATCTCAACGGCCCAACCCTGCGCGCGGCGCCTCTGCTGCCGCTGATCTCCAGCGCTGGCCGCGTCAGCCTTCTACAAGCGATCGCGCTCGCGCCAATCCTGGCGGTGGATATCATCGCGCGTGGACCGCTCGTCGTCCCGTTGTTTCTAACCTGCCTGGTTGTGGCGCTGATCTGGGAAAACCTTTTTGCCTTCCTGCGTCACGCTGATTTCTCTTTTCACGGCTTGACCACCGCAATGGTGGTCACCCCGTTTGCACCGCTTGGCGTTGAGGCCTGGCAGCTGGCGGTTGCCTTGTCGCTTGGCGTGGTGCTTGGGGAACTGGTATTTGGCGGGCGAGGATTTGGCTTCGTCAACCCGGCAGCGGCGTCACTTGCCCTTCTGGTCTTTTCGTTTCCACAACTCACGCTCGCTGCGCCCGAGTTGACGGTCGCACTGGCAACACTGCCCGGCGCGATTCTGTTGTTCATTGCCGGGCTCATTTCTTGGCGTGTTCTCTTGGCGACCTCGCTCATCGCACTCGCCGCCATCGGCTTCACATCAACAATCTGGGACCCGATCTCTCTGGCCATCACACTGTCGGTCGGCCTGGTGTTCCTGGTCGCGGACCCTCTTGGCGCTGCCTGCACCAACCCCGGTCGTTGGGTCTACGGCGCCCTCGCTGGCTTTTTGACAGCCCTTTTTGCTGGGTTCTCCATGGAAGGCCTGACGGCCGAGGCAGTTGTCTTTGCCGCCCTGCTTGCCAGCCTTTTTGCGCCGCTCATCGATCATCTCATGGTGCTTGCCAACGCCTACAATCGTGAGCGCCGCCACGCACGAGGTCAGCATGGCTAA
- a CDS encoding NADH:ubiquinone reductase (Na(+)-transporting) subunit D → MARWTHHLTTPLVKENPVTLQILGICSALAVTTSLTTAAMMSVALTAVLCMSAAIISLIRHHIPTSIRLIIQITIIASLVIVIDELMQAFAFEISQQLSVFVGLIVTNCLVLGRAEAFAMRNPVGPSILDGLGNGLGYSLILMIVGGIRELLGAGTLFGQTVLVTVADGGWFEPLGLMQLAPAAFFIIGLLIWVIRTRWTAQVEPPKFKLHPSLKSAGGRS, encoded by the coding sequence ATGGCGCGATGGACCCACCACCTCACCACACCGCTGGTGAAGGAAAACCCGGTCACGCTGCAAATCCTCGGCATCTGTTCCGCGCTCGCGGTTACAACGTCGCTGACGACCGCAGCTATGATGTCGGTGGCGCTGACTGCGGTTCTCTGCATGTCGGCGGCGATCATCAGCCTCATCCGCCATCACATTCCCACCAGCATTCGCCTGATCATCCAGATCACCATCATCGCTTCGCTGGTGATCGTGATCGATGAGCTGATGCAGGCGTTCGCCTTCGAGATCAGCCAGCAACTTTCCGTGTTCGTCGGCCTCATCGTCACCAATTGCCTGGTACTTGGCCGCGCCGAAGCCTTCGCCATGCGCAATCCGGTTGGTCCATCCATCCTTGACGGTCTGGGCAATGGCCTCGGCTACAGCCTGATCCTGATGATCGTTGGCGGCATCCGCGAACTGCTGGGCGCCGGGACCCTGTTCGGCCAGACCGTGTTGGTTACGGTGGCCGATGGCGGATGGTTTGAGCCACTGGGGCTTATGCAGCTTGCGCCGGCAGCGTTCTTCATTATCGGCTTACTGATTTGGGTCATCCGCACCCGCTGGACCGCACAAGTCGAACCACCGAAGTTCAAACTGCACCCCTCGCTGAAATCGGCAGGGGGTCGCTCATGA
- a CDS encoding cation:proton antiporter, whose product MDLAQSHALVLVAIGVLFLGGLALDAFGRIVHVPRVTLLMLLGALLGPPILDVLPDAIADGNPIYTDLALTMVAFLLGSSLSRATLAAHGREILLISIIVVLVSITLVAGGLYLLGVPLPIALLLGGISAATAPAATHDVIRQSGKTGKFVTNLTGIVAIDDAWGLLAFSVLLTLAALLLGNGTDGGAVFHAFYEAGGGIVLGFAIGLPAAYLTGRLKQGEPSLVEAIGVVMLCTGLSLYFEVSFLLTGMVCGAVIVNFARHHDRPFHEIERIEWPFLLLFFVMAGASLHVEALMALGVAGVGYCVLRFGARLVGGWLGGKASGLPAGEGVLMGMALMPQAGVAIGMALVASDHFPQYRETLVTITIASTIFFEIVGPLMTQYALKKTD is encoded by the coding sequence ATGGATCTCGCCCAATCGCACGCGCTGGTGCTTGTTGCTATCGGCGTCCTCTTTCTGGGTGGTCTGGCACTGGATGCCTTCGGGCGGATCGTGCATGTTCCGCGCGTCACACTTCTGATGCTGCTTGGTGCGCTGCTTGGCCCACCCATCCTGGATGTGCTGCCGGACGCAATTGCCGACGGCAACCCGATCTACACCGATCTTGCGCTGACCATGGTGGCGTTTCTGCTTGGCAGCTCGCTGAGCCGGGCGACGCTGGCGGCGCATGGCCGGGAAATCCTGCTCATCTCGATCATCGTCGTGCTCGTTTCGATCACGCTTGTTGCCGGTGGGCTTTATCTGCTCGGCGTGCCGCTGCCCATCGCTCTGCTGCTGGGTGGTATTTCCGCGGCCACCGCACCGGCGGCTACGCATGATGTCATCCGGCAGTCGGGCAAAACAGGCAAATTCGTCACCAATCTCACGGGCATCGTCGCCATCGATGATGCTTGGGGCCTTCTGGCCTTCAGTGTGCTTTTGACACTTGCCGCTCTTTTGCTTGGCAACGGCACCGATGGCGGGGCCGTGTTTCACGCTTTCTATGAGGCTGGTGGTGGCATTGTCCTTGGCTTTGCGATCGGGCTGCCGGCGGCTTACTTGACGGGCAGGTTGAAGCAAGGCGAACCCTCGCTGGTGGAGGCGATTGGCGTGGTGATGCTCTGCACCGGCCTTTCGCTCTATTTTGAGGTTTCGTTCCTCTTGACCGGCATGGTGTGCGGCGCGGTGATCGTCAATTTTGCCCGTCACCATGATCGGCCGTTTCATGAGATTGAGCGGATCGAATGGCCGTTTCTGCTGCTCTTTTTCGTCATGGCCGGCGCCTCGCTGCATGTTGAAGCGTTGATGGCGCTCGGCGTTGCCGGTGTCGGTTATTGCGTCCTGCGGTTTGGCGCGCGGCTGGTTGGCGGCTGGCTTGGCGGCAAGGCGTCTGGCCTCCCCGCTGGCGAAGGGGTCTTGATGGGCATGGCGCTGATGCCGCAGGCGGGCGTTGCCATCGGCATGGCGCTGGTCGCCAGCGATCACTTCCCGCAGTATCGCGAGACGCTGGTGACGATCACCATTGCCAGCACCATCTTTTTTGAGATCGTCGGGCCGCTGATGACGCAGTATGCGCTGAAAAAAACGGACTGA